The Neisseria animaloris genome segment ATTTATCAAAACCACATAAAAACTATTTTTCTCCTGCTTCTCTTAATCAGGTGATTAAAGACACTTTGATTGTGGTAAATACATCTAAATATTCTCCGGTTATTCATTTTGAATTAATATTGGATGATTCGTTACCGCCGGTTTATTTGGATGCAGCGATGATTAAACAGATGTTGTTAAATTTAATTATTAATGCGATTCAAGCTATTTCGGGAGAGGGTACTATAACGATTAAAACATACCTTTCTGAAGACAGCCATTGCCAATATATCGAGATTATTGATACAGGGTGTGGTATTAATGAAGATCTCAAAGATCATCTGTTTACCCCTTTTTTTACTACAAAACCTTCAGGTACAGGGTTAGGGTTGGCGATGGTGGAAAAGATTGTTACTTCACACCAAGGGACAATCCAGATTAAGAATAATAGTAATAGAGGAGCCGTTGCTACGGTTAGCCTTCCTTCTCTTTGACAATAAAAATTTTGAAAATAATATATGAAGATATTGATAGCTGATGACGAAGAGAATGTCAGAAAATTACTTTCCATCGTATTGGAAGAGAGTGGCCATCAAATAGAATTGGCAAAAGGCGGTAAAGAGGCCGTTGATAAATTTGATGAAACTATTGATTTGGTTTTGTTGGATATCCGAATGCCAGAAATGGATGGCCTACAGGTATTGCAGCATTTGAAAAATGCAAGGCCGGATGTTCCTGTCATTTTGATGACTGCTTATGCAGGTGTAGATACAGCTGTTACGGCACTTAAATCCGGTGCATTTGACTATATTATTAAGCCGTTTGATTTAGATGAAATACAAGCACTGGTTGCAAAAGCTCTGCAATATAAAAAGTCGTCTCAAGAGGAAAATTTTATTATTGATAAATTGGAACTCTATGACGAAGAAGGAAATCCCCAGAGAATCTTGACCAGTAGTCCGGTAATGATGGAGTTGTGCCGACAGATTGCTAAAGTTTCCCAGACCAATGCAACTGTTTTAATTACAGGGGAGAGTGGAACCGGTAAGGAATTGGTAGCAAAAGCAATTTACCATTACAGTGAGCGGGCGGCAGGGCCTTTCATTAAAATCAATTGTGGTGCATTGCCGGAAAGCCTGCTTGAAAGCACCTTGTTCGGGCATGAAAAAGGTGCTTTTACGGGAGCGCAAAGCCGCCAGCAGGGATTATTTGAAAGGGCTCACAACGGAACCTTGTTTTTGGATGAAGTAGGTGAAATGTCCACTAATCTGCAGGTGAAGTTACTGCGTGTTTTGCAAGAAAAAGAATTTGAGCCGATTGGAAGCAGTAAAACCATCAAAACGGATTTTCGCCTTATTGCGGCGACAAATCGTAATTTGGCAGAGCTTGTCGAAGAAAATAAATTTCGTTTGGATTTATTTTATCGTTTAAATGTTATGCCGCTGGTGTTACCGCCGCTACGTGAGAGACCTGAAGATATCACATTATTGGCCCGGCATTTTGTGCAGAAATTTTGTGTCGAGCACCAACATAATTTTTTAGAATTGGATGAAAGTACAATAAAAGTTTTAAAATCTTATACTTGGCCGGGGAATGTTCGCGAGCTTTCCAACACAATCGAACATGCAGTAATCATGTCGACGGGGCTGTCTATTTATCCGGATGATTTGCCTCCGATTGTATTGGGGGAAAGTAAACGCCTTTTTTCAGAGCCAGATCCTATGGATGAAGAGGGAGTAAACCAAAAGACATTACGGGAGTCGATGAAAAATTATGAATGCAGCATGGTTCGCGAGGCTTTGAAAAAACATAATGGTAATCGGGAACGTACGGCTAAAGCTTTGGGTATCAGTAAACGGGCTTTGATGTATAAAATTCAAGAATACCAAATTGAATTGTAAAGAGTATTTAATCAGATGTATGATAGGAATAGCTTGTATTTTTTGAAATAAAAAATTTAAAACGGAAAAGCCGACATATAAAAATATGTCGGCTTTTCAACAAGAAAAAATAATATATCAAAAGACCAAAGTAGTTTGATATGGTTGTCGATTGACCTCAATTTCTAATTTTTTAAGGAGTCTTTGTTGATGATCCCCAAATGGCGTTAGCCTGTTCATTAATATTCTGTAAATCCATCCAACCTATCTGAGTGAACAAGAATATCAATAAAGATCCGAAAAACATCAAAGCAATCAGATAAACAATATAACCCAGTAATACTTTCCAAGCGGATTGTCGTCCCATCTTCATGAAACCGATGGCCTGCACCCAAAAAGTCCATACTTGCCAAAAAATACCGATTGAACCGAGAGCGGGTATATAAAACACGAGCAGCGCAGGAATAACCAGTGCTTCCGTTGCCAACACAAATCCCCAAAATGGCAGTTTGGGGGAGCCGTAATAGTGGAGCACTCCGCTCATCACGCGGCTAAGCAGCAGCCATTTAAAAATACTCAGTAATACGGAAAATACGATTGCCGCCGTGCTTTTGCCGAACAGTTGCGACATTCCGGCAGCATTAACTAGGCCGATAAGCAGCAATACGGCCGATAATACAGGCAGAGTATAGAGATATTCGGCGGGAGATCTATAGCGTAAACGTAATATGTCCCACATATCACGCAATAATTGATACAGCATGTTTTTGAAAATCATTATTAAAAGAAGCTGCATTGTAACGTAAAACAAAGTATTCCAACGAATAAGTTTCAGACGGCATATGGTATGTCGGACAAGGGCGGATTAATCTACCAATAAATCCGAAATGGCCCGAAACCGTGGCGACAATACCGTTTACGATATATTTCTGCGTTACGAGGGAATATTGGATAAGCAAACAGGCCGTCTGAAAATATTTCAGACGGCCTGTGTATACAAGGTAGTTCGTATCGGAGGACTATCAGGATTCTTCACCATGCTCCGTCTCAAATTCGAATCCCATTTGGTCCGGCAGCTCTATAACTGGTTGTTTTTTCTCCCAAGCGAGTTTTTCAAGTTTGTGCCGCCTCATTCTTATCAGGTGCATAACATGGTGCTTTTGCGTGTCGGTCATATTCAACCAATAAAGCCGCTCTTCTCGGCTGCGTAAACAACCCTTGCAAAAACCTTTGCTGTTGGCTTCGCAAACGCCGATACAGGGGCTGGGAATGGCGAAGAATTCAAGTTGTTCCATGTGCGG includes the following:
- a CDS encoding DUF1289 domain-containing protein; the protein is MEQLEFFAIPSPCIGVCEANSKGFCKGCLRSREERLYWLNMTDTQKHHVMHLIRMRRHKLEKLAWEKKQPVIELPDQMGFEFETEHGEES
- a CDS encoding sigma 54-interacting transcriptional regulator; translation: MKILIADDEENVRKLLSIVLEESGHQIELAKGGKEAVDKFDETIDLVLLDIRMPEMDGLQVLQHLKNARPDVPVILMTAYAGVDTAVTALKSGAFDYIIKPFDLDEIQALVAKALQYKKSSQEENFIIDKLELYDEEGNPQRILTSSPVMMELCRQIAKVSQTNATVLITGESGTGKELVAKAIYHYSERAAGPFIKINCGALPESLLESTLFGHEKGAFTGAQSRQQGLFERAHNGTLFLDEVGEMSTNLQVKLLRVLQEKEFEPIGSSKTIKTDFRLIAATNRNLAELVEENKFRLDLFYRLNVMPLVLPPLRERPEDITLLARHFVQKFCVEHQHNFLELDESTIKVLKSYTWPGNVRELSNTIEHAVIMSTGLSIYPDDLPPIVLGESKRLFSEPDPMDEEGVNQKTLRESMKNYECSMVREALKKHNGNRERTAKALGISKRALMYKIQEYQIEL